The Henningerozyma blattae CBS 6284 chromosome 7, complete genome region ATAAATACAATAATGGGAAAAAAAGTTCCAACCTTGCCTTTTCTTTCTCCAGATCGCTATTATTCCCCTATTTCGTAGTACATCTTGTTATTACTTCACGGCTTCCAATACTCGGAGCACAGTGGGCCGAcatcttaaaaaaattcttttctttcatTGTTTATACAATCTGCCTAACAGATGATTAACTGTCATAGCTATATGTCATATAGCTGCTCCTAAAGAATACACTATCCCACATCATCAGGGATCTTTAGACCTATTATCTACGCTGTTACTTAATTGCCTAAATAGTAGGTACTATAATAAAAGTTAAACTACCTCAAGTCGTTACATAAAATACAAACATTGGATAAGAGAAACTTGCTATAgaagagaaaaatttacTTGTAATTAGTTCAAGCATATTCAAGTTAGGTACTCCTTATAGCTAGTCGTAATATGGTCCCTATCAATCTCTGCGGgtctttttcttcatttgtaGAAGCCAGGTTCATATCTAAATTTTATAGTCTAATTAAAAAGACTAGAACTCCTGCAATTGCTATTACCTTCTTGGTATTCTTGGTCTTTTTACTGTTTCCCTTATACTGTATATTTTAAAGCGGGGACTATTGGATCTTCAGCCTGATTGTGATCTTGAATCGGCACTGCGTGGATTTTCTGCCCCGCGTTGAACTTTCCAATTTGCGCGAAATTGCTATAATGAGAATTCGGTAAAATTAACGGGAATGAAATGAGCTCGTTTGTTCCAATACGTTATTCTATCTatagtgaaaaattattcatctATAGAAGAAAAGCTATTTAAAAGTTCTGGAGGGGAAGTGTGATATTCTTAGAGTTTACAATTGTATaagtataaaaaaagtGTCATTCATTTTTTCACGATTTTagttattgaattttttcggttgaagaaataaaagaaaaaaaaaaggtcaatatttttttgttataatttaattcagGTATCCAAACATTCGAGAAGCTAACAGGAATTCTttgataagaaaaataaattgaaaggAAAAATAGACAATATTGCTAATATACCTTTGGAGTAACTATTTACAAAAgatatattgatattatatatttgacCTAACTAATACCACTCCctaaaatagaatttgaaaagaaaggtttttttcttaaaaaaaaaagaatacgAAATAaatagttaaaaaaaatctgttgaaaaaaattttttttactacaGATAGGAAATATTAAGAGtgttcaaaaaaaaataaaaatgtctGTACCAGTTTATCATGCACAAGATAGCAATGAATTGAGTTCATTATCGTCTAAATTGATAGAAAGCTGTCAAAAAGTGGTTGATAAATTTACATCGATTTATGGATGCAAACCTGATTTTATTGCTAGATCTCCTGGACGGGTTAACTTAATTGGTGAACATATTGATTATGTTGATTTTTCTGTATTACCAATGGCAATTGATCCTTCCATGTTGGTAGCTattaagatattaaaatatgatgaagatgaagatgaagataaggaaaatagtaaaactaattctaatgaatCTTTGACAAGTAACCCATCGATTCTTTTAACTAATGATGATCATAAATTTGCCCAAAGGAAATTCGATTTACCATTGGATGGGTCATATATTACAATTGATCCATCAGTATCTGATTGGtctaattatttcaaatgtGGTTTTTATGTAGCACatgaatatttgaagaaaaaatttccagaaagattcaataataaaccTTTATACGGATTAAAAGTGTTTTGTAAAAGTGATGTACCTAGTGGTAGTGgattatcatcatctgcTGCCTTTACTTGCGCTGTAGCCATGGCAATTATAAGAGCTAATACGGGGAAAGATTATAGGATTTCAAAACATGATCTAACAGAGATTTGCGTTATTGCAGAACATTATGTTGGGGTGAATAACGGTGGGATGGATCAAGCCGCCTCCATATTTGGGGAATTGGATCATGCATTATATGTAGAATTTAAACCTAAATTGAAAGCCACACCTATTAAATTCCccacttttaaaaatagcAACGCTACTAAGGATGGTAGCGATACGActgagaaaaaaattggaaatgaacttacatttttaattgcaAATAGTTTAGTAGTATCCAACAAATACGAAACGGCTCCTACAAATTATAATCTAAGAGTAGTGGAAGTCACTATAGCGGCTAGTGTACTTGCCAATTTCTTCCAAATCAGACTCCCCAACAAGATTACAGATAATGGCATGGATAAGGGCAATCTCAGAGATTTCATGGATGCATATTATGCCCGATATTATAATGAGCATGTACCATGGAACGGAGATCTGAAAGAGGGGATTAGTCGGTTGACAAAAATGTTAGAATTGGTAGAGGAATGTTTTAATACAGACGAGAAACGAATTGGGTATACGGTGAATGATATTTCTAATGCCTTAGATTGCTCTCGAGAGGAATTTACCAGGGATTTCCTAATGGTTTTCCCCATTAGAttccaattattaaaactatATCAAAGGTCGAAACATGTATTTAGCGAATCGTTAAGAGTTTTGAAAACACTAGAATTGATGAtcaatacaaataataatcttaaaAACAACCAAGTCAAAGGGAacgaagaagaagaagaagagaaATTTTGTCAAGAATTTGGTGAATTGATGAATCAATCTCAAGCATCTTGtgataaattatatgaATGTTCCAGTAACGAATTGAATGATTTATGTAAAATTGCATTAGCTAATGGGTCATATGGCTCTAGATTAACAGGTGCTGGCTGGGGTGGATGCACGATTCATCTTTTACCCAACGACACAAAGAAAATCGAAAAAGTCAGGAAGGCTTTAATTGAAGAGTTTTACAAGGTAAGATACCCACAgattaatgaagaagagCTTGAGAATGCCACGATTGTATCAAGACCTGCTAGAGGCAGTTTTCTTTATGAGGTGTAATGTTTTAGTAGTATGTACattgtttttttagtaatatatattcatttttattttttaacattaTCGTGTCCATTCTATGCAGGTGTACTAATGTTTCACTAGCATTCTCGGTCACGCATTGCCGGACAACACACGGCCAAACAAGAAACGGCCGTGATTT contains the following coding sequences:
- the TBLA0G02800 gene encoding uncharacterized protein (similar to Saccharomyces cerevisiae GAL1 (YBR020W) and GAL3 (YDR009W); ancestral locus Anc_3.219), with amino-acid sequence MSVPVYHAQDSNELSSLSSKLIESCQKVVDKFTSIYGCKPDFIARSPGRVNLIGEHIDYVDFSVLPMAIDPSMLVAIKILKYDEDEDEDKENSKTNSNESLTSNPSILLTNDDHKFAQRKFDLPLDGSYITIDPSVSDWSNYFKCGFYVAHEYLKKKFPERFNNKPLYGLKVFCKSDVPSGSGLSSSAAFTCAVAMAIIRANTGKDYRISKHDLTEICVIAEHYVGVNNGGMDQAASIFGELDHALYVEFKPKLKATPIKFPTFKNSNATKDGSDTTEKKIGNELTFLIANSLVVSNKYETAPTNYNLRVVEVTIAASVLANFFQIRLPNKITDNGMDKGNLRDFMDAYYARYYNEHVPWNGDLKEGISRLTKMLELVEECFNTDEKRIGYTVNDISNALDCSREEFTRDFLMVFPIRFQLLKLYQRSKHVFSESLRVLKTLELMINTNNNLKNNQVKGNEEEEEEKFCQEFGELMNQSQASCDKLYECSSNELNDLCKIALANGSYGSRLTGAGWGGCTIHLLPNDTKKIEKVRKALIEEFYKVRYPQINEEELENATIVSRPARGSFLYEV